In the genome of Streptomyces collinus, one region contains:
- a CDS encoding PDR/VanB family oxidoreductase: MTSTAGRAVVVTRIELVPDIVELVLHPARAVRPVPPGSHIDITVPLPGGPEPRSYSLVDQGHDDGLLRIAVRLQQDGGGGSRWMHDLRPGSEITFAGPIDEFPLSPGRLPSVLLAGGIGITPIVGLAHALRTRGADYRLVYAGRSRDRMAFAGDLEREHPGRITVVEDGHGTFVDPDEVVASVPEGGVLYVCGPIGLLTAVRAAWERAARPPGALRFETFGTSGAVPAEAFRVEVPARGLSFDVPVGTSLLDALEAAGVEMMYDCRRGECGLCRVVILDVAGTVDHRDVFLSERQREEGRAMCTCVSRVAGASLTIDC; encoded by the coding sequence GTGACCAGCACCGCCGGCAGAGCGGTCGTGGTGACACGCATCGAGCTCGTGCCGGACATCGTGGAACTGGTGCTGCACCCGGCCAGGGCCGTCCGGCCGGTCCCGCCGGGCAGTCACATCGACATCACCGTTCCCCTGCCGGGCGGGCCGGAGCCGCGCTCCTACTCGCTGGTCGACCAGGGCCATGACGACGGGCTGCTCCGCATCGCCGTACGCCTCCAGCAGGACGGAGGCGGCGGATCACGGTGGATGCACGACCTGCGCCCCGGCTCGGAGATCACGTTCGCGGGCCCGATCGACGAGTTCCCACTCAGCCCGGGGCGCCTGCCGAGCGTGCTCCTCGCCGGCGGCATCGGGATCACGCCCATCGTGGGGCTCGCCCACGCCCTCCGGACGCGAGGGGCCGACTACCGGCTCGTCTACGCCGGCCGGTCCCGCGACCGGATGGCCTTCGCCGGCGACCTGGAGCGGGAACACCCCGGCAGGATCACGGTGGTCGAGGACGGACACGGAACCTTCGTCGACCCCGACGAGGTCGTCGCGTCGGTCCCGGAGGGTGGCGTGCTGTACGTCTGCGGTCCGATCGGGCTGCTCACCGCTGTGAGAGCGGCGTGGGAGCGGGCTGCCAGGCCGCCCGGCGCACTCCGCTTCGAGACGTTCGGCACGAGCGGCGCCGTCCCCGCGGAAGCGTTCCGCGTGGAGGTTCCCGCGCGCGGGCTGAGCTTCGACGTGCCCGTCGGCACGAGCCTCCTGGACGCTCTGGAGGCCGCCGGGGTGGAGATGATGTACGACTGCCGCCGCGGCGAGTGCGGTCTGTGCCGGGTGGTGATACTCGACGTGGCCGGCACGGTCGATCACCGGGACGTGTTCCTGTCGGAACGTCAGCGCGAGGAAGGCCGGGCGATGTGCACGTGCGTCTCGCGTGTCGCGGGGGCCTCCCTCACCATCGATTGCTGA
- a CDS encoding aromatic ring-hydroxylating dioxygenase subunit alpha produces MFPLNAWYAAAWDTEVGRTLLPRTICDRPLVLYRTTSGDAVALADACWHRLVPLSMGELHGDELICGYHGLAYGPNGRCTRMPAQETVNPSAAVASHPVVERHRFVWVWLGDPAAADPDLVPDLHWNDDPQWAGDGESILLDCDYRLVLDNLMDLTHEQFLHADSLASDELSEAEPDVAHDEHSVTLTRWMGGIEAPPFLAVQLRRKNPAHDGPVDRWQVIRFTAPSTITIDVGVAPTGTGAPEGDRSAGVNGYVLNTVTPAAAGTCHYFWAFTRNHRLHDQSLTTLLRNSVSRVFGQDTEMLNAQQRAIEANPGHEFYNLNIDVGGMWVRRIIDAQVAREQGRVRTAPSRLAAVAATTRETP; encoded by the coding sequence ATGTTCCCGCTGAATGCCTGGTACGCCGCGGCATGGGACACCGAAGTCGGTCGGACCCTGTTGCCCCGCACCATCTGTGATCGCCCGCTCGTGCTGTACCGCACCACGTCCGGGGACGCGGTGGCGCTCGCCGATGCCTGCTGGCACCGTCTCGTGCCGCTGTCGATGGGCGAGTTGCACGGTGACGAGCTGATCTGCGGCTATCACGGCCTCGCCTACGGCCCGAACGGCCGCTGCACCCGGATGCCCGCGCAGGAGACGGTCAACCCCTCCGCCGCCGTCGCCTCCCACCCGGTCGTGGAACGGCACAGGTTCGTCTGGGTGTGGCTGGGCGACCCCGCGGCAGCCGATCCCGACCTCGTCCCGGACCTGCACTGGAACGACGATCCGCAGTGGGCCGGAGACGGCGAGAGCATCCTCCTCGACTGTGACTACAGGCTGGTCCTGGACAACCTCATGGACCTCACCCACGAGCAGTTCCTGCACGCCGACAGCCTCGCGAGCGACGAACTCTCCGAAGCGGAACCGGATGTCGCCCACGACGAACACTCGGTCACGCTCACCCGGTGGATGGGGGGGATCGAGGCGCCGCCCTTCCTGGCCGTGCAGCTGCGCCGCAAGAATCCCGCCCACGACGGTCCCGTCGACCGGTGGCAGGTCATCCGTTTCACCGCTCCCTCGACGATCACCATCGACGTCGGTGTCGCGCCGACCGGAACCGGGGCACCTGAAGGCGACCGGAGCGCCGGCGTCAACGGATACGTGCTCAACACGGTCACCCCCGCCGCGGCCGGCACCTGCCACTACTTCTGGGCCTTCACCCGCAACCACCGACTGCACGACCAGAGCCTGACCACCCTGCTCCGCAACAGCGTCTCGCGGGTCTTCGGCCAGGACACCGAGATGCTCAACGCGCAGCAGCGGGCGATCGAGGCCAACCCCGGGCACGAGTTCTACAACCTCAACATCGACGTCGGCGGAATGTGGGTGCGCCGGATCATCGACGCCCAGGTCGCACGGGAGCAGGGACGGGTCCGCACGGCCCCGAGCCGCCTGGCCGCCGTCGCGGCGACGACCAGGGAGACGCCGTGA